A genomic region of Pseudomonas sp. RSB 5.4 contains the following coding sequences:
- a CDS encoding transposase, translated as MPRRPRVLIPGVPLHLIQRGNNRSVCFFTEEDYLFYLELLVEQGLKSNCDIHAWCLMTNHVHLLVSPHNANSASLLMKGVGQRYVQYINRTYGRSGSLWEGRYRSCLVESERYLLCCYRYIEMNPVRAKMVIHPAEYRWSSYRVNAQSERSHIVTPHEQYLALGRRGGHPADAYRELFKNDLDSELVDQVREATNGNNVFGGSKFAVEVETMLGRRVQRGSPGRPKNSTI; from the coding sequence ATGCCGCGTAGACCCCGAGTTTTGATACCAGGCGTACCACTGCACTTGATTCAACGAGGAAATAATAGATCTGTTTGTTTTTTTACCGAGGAAGACTACCTTTTTTACCTGGAGCTTTTGGTCGAGCAGGGTTTAAAAAGTAATTGTGATATTCATGCGTGGTGCCTAATGACTAATCACGTTCATTTGTTAGTAAGTCCTCATAATGCCAACAGCGCAAGCCTGCTAATGAAAGGTGTTGGCCAGAGATACGTCCAATATATAAATCGTACGTATGGTCGCAGCGGAAGTTTGTGGGAAGGCCGGTATCGCTCCTGCCTTGTTGAAAGTGAACGATATTTGTTGTGCTGTTATCGATACATCGAAATGAATCCCGTTAGAGCGAAAATGGTAATTCATCCAGCAGAATATCGCTGGTCAAGTTACCGTGTTAATGCACAATCAGAACGCTCACACATTGTTACCCCTCATGAACAGTATTTGGCGCTTGGACGGCGGGGCGGGCACCCGGCAGATGCTTACCGCGAACTGTTCAAAAATGACTTAGATTCTGAATTGGTTGACCAGGTTCGTGAGGCGACCAATGGAAATAATGTTTTTGGCGGTTCAAAATTTGCTGTTGAGGTCGAAACAATGCTCGGTCGCCGCGTGCAGAGGGGGAGCCCGGGACGGCCAAAAAATTCGACCATCTAG